A stretch of Cicer arietinum cultivar CDC Frontier isolate Library 1 chromosome 5, Cicar.CDCFrontier_v2.0, whole genome shotgun sequence DNA encodes these proteins:
- the LOC101494595 gene encoding chloroplast protein FOR GROWTH AND FERTILITY 2-like has translation MDRLLSSSSPPSLKSLKPLPFFNRFHYANRFNLSPLKRTSSICCNIQNPSPLSSYSTPISASSKKPNNFISLSSSSSSSSSDRSVPQPNSLNQIATGSSQKPKTITARTVVILCALATILIQPAIVPAAFATFQTAATTGGPAATAVGGKLIRTELLSSAWTGFFAGCLHTLSGPDHLAALAPLSIGRTRLESAAVGALWGCGHDAGQVIFGLIFLILKDRLHIEIIRTWGTRVVGLTLLVIGAMGIKEASEVPAPCVALENGECDVGVYESLDNPTPRKKKIGFATFATGIVHGLQPDALMMVLPALALPSRLAGGAFLIMFLVGTVVAMGGYTVFIGSCSQALKDRVPRITEKLTWASSLIAIALGFAIIISQFFGYTLY, from the exons ATGGATAGGCTTCTATCATCCTCTTCACCCCCTTCTCTCAAATCCCTCAAACCTTTACCTTTCTTTAATCGATTTCATTATGCGAACAGATTCAATCTTTCTCCCTTGAAACGGACCTCTTCAATTTGTTGCAATATCCAAAACCCTTCTCCATTATCTTCTTATTCTACTCCCATTTCTGCTTCTTCCAAAAAACCCAATAATTTCATATCCCTttcgtcttcttcttcttcttcttcttcagatAGGTCCGTACCCCAACCCAACTCTCTCAATCAGATCGCAACTGGGTCTTCCCAGAAACCAaag ACAATAACAGCTCGGACTGTTGTAATACTATGTGCTCTTGCAACAATCTTAATTCAACCAGCTATCGTACCAGCAGCCTTTGCAACCTTCCAAACGGCTGCCACGACTGGTGGTCCTGCTGCCACTGCAGTTGGTGGAAAACTAATCCGCACTGAGCTGCTAAGTAGTGCTTGGACTGGTTTTTTTGCTGGCTGCTTGCACACTTTATCAGGGCCTGACCACCTTGCAGCTTTGGCTCCGTTATCTATTGGTCGTACCAGATTGGAGAGTGCTGCTGTAGGTGCCCTTTGGGGCTGTGGCCATGATGCTGGTCAAGTTATCTTTGGCTTGATTTTTTTGATACTGAAGGACCGACTTCACATTGAAATTATTCGAACTTGGGGCACCAGAGTGGTTGGTTTGACCCTGCTAGTAATTGGTGCTATGGGAATTAAAGAAGCTTCAGAAGTGCCTGCTCCATGTGTTGCCTTAGAGAATGGTGAATGTGATGTCGGTGTCTATGAATCACTTGATAATCCAACACCACGAAAGAAGAAGATTGGTTTTGCTACTTTTGCGACAGGGATAGTTCATGGACTGCAACCAGATGCATTGATGATGGTGTTGCCTGCCCTTGCTTTGCCTTCTCGATTGGCCGGTGGCGCATTTCTCATCATGTTCTTAGTTGGAACGGTTGTTGCAATGGGAGGTTATACCGTATTTATAGGTTCATGTAGCCAGGCACTAAAGGATAGAGTACCTAGGATAACTGAGAAGCTCACTTGGGCTTCTTCCCTTATTGCAATAGCCCTCGGATTTGCCATCATAATTAGCCAGTTTTTTGGGTATACACTGTATTAA